In Papilio machaon chromosome W, ilPapMach1.1, whole genome shotgun sequence, a single genomic region encodes these proteins:
- the LOC106708696 gene encoding S-phase kinase-associated protein 1, with the protein MPVIKLQSSDNKIFDVDVEIAKCSVTIKTMLEDLGMDDDEEEVVPLPNVNSAILQKVIQWATYHKDDPPLPEDDENNEKRTDDISSWDADFLKVDQGTLFELILAANYLDIKGLLDVTCKTVANMIKGKTPEEVRKTFNIKNDFEAAEEEQVRKENEWCAEK; encoded by the coding sequence ATGCCTGTCATAAAGCTTCAATCATccgataataaaatttttgacgtGGATGTTGAGATCGCAAAATGTTCCGTAACAATAAAGACGATGTTGGAAGATTTGGGCATGGATGATGACGAAGAGGAAGTCGTGCCACTACCAAACGTCAATTCTGCAATTCTCCAAAAGGTTATTCAGTGGGCAACCTATCACAAAGATGACCCTCCATTACCAGAAGACGATGAGAACAATGAAAAACGCACTGACGATATTTCATCCTGGGATGCGGACTTTTTAAAAGTCGACCAAGGCACACTGTTTGAATTAATATTGGCTGCTAATTACCTTGACATAAAGGGCTTATTGGATGTGACATGTAAAACTGTAGCAAATATGATCAAGGGTAAGACACCCGAAGAAGTTCGTAAAAcctttaatattaagaatgATTTCGAAGCTGCTGAGGAAGAGCAGGTGCGCAAGGAGAATGAATGGTGTGCGGAAAAATAA